The proteins below come from a single Yamadazyma tenuis chromosome 5, complete sequence genomic window:
- the CCH1 gene encoding calcium channel protein (EggNog:ENOG503NUK8; COG:P,T; BUSCO:EOG092600XJ) has translation MSKSPPDPTQSPLASAQDYNGEHSHLHAQGSSSKPGSVSNTDTHRVPTKKNRLRPKSYHNRQPLAVPVIGDDDSVSEFNSMSLLDSAAERQDFNVIKEGLNFALGTGEGGSHWLPHTSSISVPRSPDDSSLLSVGDANQRVSWNPQPKYKDTLSPHNLPSLTVPVNLLDPHDIPTSPMSTKTFFSTSSSKDLESGLITPKITVQHELPDSPAKITTFISRVSERIAGTGPSTLPGRKSPSLRDDASTRSTHSLVSRSTSHLEAVADPEDGSILSRISTGVDLNRLSYVGPEPIGEIHEVDSVPQDAPAHGIQNPFIAHSQSMGFENVPLSNKLGATSFKGYWKTDTNGMYLFGNSLKLFGPENRVRRLCHQMLSQKITNTFFLVLLLLQTHLLGYRQWNPAVHGYVAAGNNWADYVLIVINVIYTLEMAAKVIAYGFFDDKVMFKELNLPYPRNEIRAMLFQGKWAKVITGYLSLVLQKAHPRKTRSFYDRPKPTYESYSDSANEIELEDQSPNYLHNKYVMPSHHDETTFADQTDMSSRPILGDQRPESEEILLKPLSKNDIDILQIRRAYIRNSWHRVDFISILTFWISLFLSIDKYDVKNHIMIFRALSCLRILRLCNLTTGTSMILRSLKLAVPQLIDVSILITCFGIFFGIIGVQSFKSSLRRYCVWYNPDDLNDTWVNTSQHCGCYQSASGTALPYIMADGKSSSTIKGFMCPVNSRCETLENPNENTVSFDNIFNSLELVFVVMSANTFTDLMYQAMDSEGLVACLFFVFCLFIMTVWLLNVFIAIIVSSFNLARVGNTDNEKEWVISHQEIIEDLKKRNIWLATYYQFQFMFSICVAIDIITQCLRAYNETRWTDHLLYRMEASMTALFGVEILVRFFLYLPQWRLFFKLKRNCIDLILAVITCIIILPPVKDGLGHSYYWLTVFQIMRFYRIVLLTRFTRDLWLKILGSWKQLMDLTVFLFLITFLTGIIYSRFFEGSLTEEQIAEGSVHFNLQTLPNAFVSLYVITSTENWTSILYPVQGYQSSLSAKIFAAIFLIGWFFISNFVILNIFISVIANTLVVPEDEKKRKQLSQFIENITASIQNVDNESSSLARFKNKFFKRKDTQEQLHMAVVKLLLSGTVVHEFLDAQKLDEPQDDPVRELPSNRLKRFIKVHLNIKKYFSDDPFKIKKPKKGKTTGLAGFDPTNYAKTILNDRNKLIDRQNQFLRENPSYNKVFYVMGPRHKIRKFCQRIVTSSHGERIDGVEPNKRVSDIFAIFMLLSTLALLITACYLTPLIRAQVNAENGVYSWTYWLDISFIAIFTIEFIIRVLADGFSNTPNAYIRSPWNRIDGTVLMALWVEMIAYMKSKGDLSRFIRGLKALRALRLLTISETAKNNFHNTMFSGFSKIVNAALISVTLLYPFSIWALNIFNGRLGYCVDGVSTLEDCYNEYTNSVFNWEILSPNVYAQPLLQFDDFSHSFSALFEITSLEGWVDLLYNVMASTGVGTVPSPFATPFNGFFVILFNFIGIVFVLTLFISVIIHNYSLTTGRAYMTVDQRSWYQVKQFLLQIRPSKRIPHERLGWFRKFCYTMTVEKNKSWNSVLNVALFFHIVALLVEMYPLHSGLSIFRLIVFLIVSGLFTCHAFMLLFARGLKYFITNKWLVFNFLISFGAFTTTIVGTQISAQSAFMNINKLFLVGTMFFMIPRSDRLSQFLKFASAGLPDMFSLMFTWLVLFLLFSIALNQVFGTTKIGPNGSDNINVRTVPKALILLFKCSFGEGWNYIMDDFKVEPPFCYSDSTSTNTDCGNVQYAYFLFICWNLISMYIFLNMFVSLILDSFSYIMNKGDYGKLIERNEIRKFKLAWQKFDPEGTGFIPPRDLHKFLKTLDGAFSFQFYAGTLDIPVLCHRWFKRNNLNDPYDITVNYPAISDTFASWDTDKIRERRKSYETFIEEAIVNMELNHEPGISFKRVILQLPLYKVFDIGTCLNLIDFLDRRLLLQKVQKRQNQNKVYETITAFILRWKYVNLKKHGISTSLSTSHVEDVVRRRSYLSEDWSPIPSQYADDKFEKDFGALEDKSKYDRLPMSDSGEENDDNDEYHRSGVYIPKSPLNTNKQFKSPKPQPPKLKISVMDSDKLKPVVPTFNFKLVEPDSAESINANDLSGESSHSHEVIDLADVGENLRDSGWMDMLKDLHDPKT, from the coding sequence ATGAGTAAACTGCCACCGGATCCCACCCAGTCGCCGTTGGCTCTGGCCCAAGACTACAACGGCGAGCACTCCCATTTGCATGCTCAAGGATCGTCTTCAAAGCCCGGATCCGTCTCAAATACTGATACCCACCGGGTgcccaccaaaaaaaacaGGTTGAGACCCAAGTCCTATCACAATCGACAACCTCTAGCGGTGCCTGTCATAGGCGACGATGATAGCGTCAGTGAGTTCAACTCCATGTCATTATTAGACAGCGCTGCCGAGCGACAAGACTTTAATGTCATCAAAGAAGGACTCAACTTCGCCTTGGGAACCGGCGAAGGAGGAAGTCACTGGCTTCCCCATACCTCCAGCATATCTGTACCACGTTCTCCGGACGACCTGTCCCTTTTGTCTGTTGGTGATGCCAACCAGCGCGTCTCATGGAATCCTCAGCCCAAATACAAGGATACCCTTTCACCCCACAACCTACCTTCGCTAACAGTGCCGGTAAATCTTCTAGATCCTCATGATATTCCCACATCACCGATGTCCACAAAGACGTTTTTCAGTACCTCTTCGTCCAAAGACCTTGAATCGGGCCTCATTACTCCCAAGATAACCGTCCAGCATGAACTTCCTGATTCACCCgccaaaatcaccaccttcaTCTCGCGAGTGTCCGAGCGTATTGCTGGAACAGGTCCTTCGACGTTGCCGGGGCGGAAGTCTCCGTCACTTAGAGACGATGCTAGTACGAGGTCCACCCATTCTCTTGTTTCCAGGTCTACGTCCCACCTCGAAGCGGTGGCCGACCCTGAGGATGGCTCAATCCTCCTGCGAATCTCCACCGGCGTAGACTTGAACCGGCTCTCGTACGTGGGGCCTGAACCCATTGGCGAAATCCACGAAGTCGACTCAGTTCCCCAAGATGCTCCTGCTCACGGGATACAAAATCCATTCATCGCCCATTCGCAGAGTATGGGTTTTGAGAACGTGCCCTTGTCGAACAAGTTGGGTGCCACCAGCTTCAAGGGATACTGGAAGACTGACACCAACGGCATGTATTTGTTTGGCAATAGTCTCAAGCTATTTGGTCCGGAGAACCGCGTACGCCGCCTTTGTCACCAGATGTTGAGCCAGAAAATTACAAACACATTCTTTCTCGTGTTGTTGCTTCTCCAAACCCATTTGTTGGGCTACAGACAATGGAACCCGGCTGTGCATGGGTATGTGGCAGCGGGAAATAACTGGGCCGACTACGTGCTTATAGTGATCAATGTTATCTATACTCTtgaaatggctgcaaaagtGATTGCGTATGGTTTTTTTGACGACAAAGTCATgttcaaggagttgaaCTTACCGTACCCACGGAACGAGATCAGAGCCATGCTCTTTCAGGGTAAATGGGCCAAAGTCATAACCGGGTACCTTTCGTTAGTACTCCAAAAGGCCCACCCCAGAAAGACCAGGTCATTCTACGACCGGCCCAAACCCACCTACGAATCCTATTCCGACTCTGCTAACGAAATCGAGTTGGAAGACCAGAGCCCTAACTACCTTCATAACAAATATGTCATGCCACTGCACCACGACGAGACCACCTTCGCAGATCAAACTGATATGTCTAGTCGACCAATTCTTGGGGATCAACGCCCTGAGTCGGAAGAAATACTATTGAAGCCGTTGAGTAAGAATGATATCGATATCTTGCAAATCAGAAGAGCTTATATCAGAAACAGTTGGCACAGAGTGGACTTCATCTCCATCCTCACGTTCTGGATATCATTGTTCTTGTCCATAGACAAATACGATGTCAAGAACCACATCATGATCTTCAGAGCCCTAAGCTGCTTGCGGATCCTCAGACTCTGCAACTTGACCACCGGTACGAGCATGATTTTGCGGTCATTAAAGTTGGCCGTACCGCAGTTGATCGATGTGAGTATCTTGATCACATGTTTTGGTATATTTTTTGGTATAATCGGTGTGCAATCGTTCAAATCTTCCTTAAGACGTTACTGTGTATGGTATAATCCCGATGACCTAAACGATACTTGGGTCAATACAAGCCAACACTGTGGGTGTTATCAATCCGCGTCGGGTACTGCTTTACCATACATTATGGCAGATGGCAAGTCTTCTAGCACCATCAAAGGATTTATGTGTCCAGTAAACTCTCGTTGCGAAACCCTTGAAAACCCCAACGAAAACACCGTAAGCTTTGATAAcattttcaattctttggagttggtgtttgtggtgatgAGTGCAAACACCTTCACAGACTTGATGTACCAGGCTATGGATAGTGAAGGATTGGTAGCATGCCTTTTCTTTGTATTTTGTTTGTTCATCATGACTgtgtggttgttgaacgTATTTATTGCAATCATCGTTTCGTCCTTCAATCTCGCTAGAGTTGGAAATACTGATAATGAAAAGGAATGGGTAATTAGTCACCAggaaatcattgaagatttaAAGAAACGAAACATCTGGTTGGCTACTTACTATCAGTTTCAATTTATGTTTTCCATCTGTGTTGCTATCGACATAATCACTCAGTGCCTCCGTGCGTATAACGAGACAAGGTGGACAGATCACCTCCTTTACCGAATGGAAGCATCAATGACAGCATTATTTGGTGTTGAGATTCTTGTCAGGTTCTTTTTATATCTTCCTCAATGGAgacttttcttcaaattgaaacGAAACTGCATTGATTTGATCTTAGCTGTCATTACCTGCATCATAATTCTTCCACCTGTTAAAGATGGCCTTGGCCATTCCTATTATTGGCTCACGGTATTTCAGATTATGAGGTTCTACCGAATCGTCTTGTTGACAAGATTCACTAGAGATTTGTGGCTCAAGATCCTTGGAAGTTGGAAACAGTTGATGGATTTGACTGTATTCCTTTTCTTGATAACCTTTCTTACTGGAATCATATATTCTCgattctttgaaggttcTTTAACCGAAGAACAAATTGCAGAAGGTTCTGTTCATTTCAATTTGCAGACCTTGCCCAACGCTTTTGTCAGTTTATACGTTATCACATCCACAGAAAACTGGACATCAATCCTATACCCAGTTCAAGGGTATCAGTCGTCACTATCAGCAAAGatatttgcagcaataTTCTTGATTGGATGgttcttcatctccaactttgTGATTTTGAATATTTTTATTAGTGTGATTGCCAATACGTTAGTTGTTCCTGAGGATGAAAAGAAGCGCAAGCAACTTTCCCAGTTCATCGAGAACATCACAGCCAGTATCCAAAACGTTGACAATGAAAGTAGCTCTTTGGCACgtttcaaaaacaagtttttcaagCGGAAGGACACCCAAGAACAACTCCATATGGCAGTGGTGAAGTTGCTTTTGAGTGGGACTGTTGTCCatgagtttcttgatgcACAAAAATTGGACGAACCACAGGATGATCCAGTTAGAGAGTTACCCAGTAACCGGCTCAAGAGGTTCATTAAGGTCCACCTCAATATAAAAAAGTATTTTTCTGATGATCcgttcaaaatcaaaaagcCTAAAAAGGGCAAGACTACGGGACTCGCTGGGTTTGACCCTACAAATTATGCAAAGACCATCTTGAATGACAGAAACAAGTTAATTGACAGGCAAAACCAGTTCTTGAGAGAAAATCCCTCGTACAACAAGGTGTTCTATGTCATGGGTCCTCGCCATAAGATTAGAAAGTTTTGCCAGCGAATTGTCACATCGAGTCACGGTGAACGTATTGATGGAGTCGAACCAAATAAGAGAGTTTCCGATATTTTTGCTATTTTTATGTTACTTTCTACCTTGGCCCTTCTTATTACTGCTTGCTACTTAACTCCTTTGATTAGAGCACAAGTGAATGCAGAGAATGGGGTATATAGTTGGACATACTGGTTGGACATCTCTTTTATCGCCATCTTCACTATCGAGTTTATTATCAGAGTGTTGGCTGACGGGTTCAGCAACACTCCAAACGCTTACATCAGGTCACCATGGAACAGGATTGATGGAACCGTGTTGATGGCATTGTGGGTTGAGATGATAGCATATATGAAGTCCAAGGGAGATTTATCGAGATTCATTAGAGGGCTCAAAGCTTTGAGAGCATTAAGGCTTTTAACCATTAGTGAAACTGCTAAGAACAATTTCCACAATACCATGTTCTCGGGGTTCAGCAAGATTGTCAATGCTGCTTTAATTTCAGTAACTTTGTTGTACCCGTTCTCTATCTGGGCGTTGAATATTTTTAACGGAAGATTGGGCTATTGTGTGGATGGAGTTTCGACTCTCGAAGACTGCTACAATGAGTACACGAATCTGGTATTCAATTGGGAGATCTTGAGCCCCAATGTTTATGCCCAACCTTTGTTACAATTTGACGATTTCTCCCATTCGTTTTCGGCTCTTTTCGAAATTACATCATTGGAAGGGTGGGTGGACTTATTATATAATGTGATGGCCAGTACCGGTGTTGGAACCGTCCCCAGCCCATTTGCAACTCCATTCAATGGGTTCTttgtgattttgttcaatttcattggTATCGTATTTGTGTTGACCTTGTTCATTTCTGTGATTATTCATAACTATTCGTTGACCACAGGAAGAGCTTACATGACGGTCGACCAAAGAAGCTGGTACCAAGTGAAACAGTTTTTATTGCAAATTCGACCATCGAAGAGGATCCCCCATGAACGGCTAGGTTGGTTCAGGAAGTTTTGTTACACCATGACGGTAGAGAAGAATAAATCTTGGAATTCGGTATTAAATGTCGCCTTGTTCTTTCACATTGTTGCGTTATTGGTTGAAATGTACCCTTTACATTCGGGTTTAAGTATATTCCGGTTAATTGTTTTCCTTATCGTATCAGGCTTGTTTACATGTCATGCTTTCATGTTGCTTTTTGCAAGAGGACTTAAGTACTTCATCACAAACAAATGGttggtgttcaactttcttaTTTCGTTTGGCGCCTTCACGACAACCATTGTGGGAACCCAGATCTCCGCTCAGAGTGCCTTTATGAACATTAACAAATTATTCTTGGTGGGTACCATGTTCTTCATGATTCCTCGAAGTGACAGACTTAGTCAGTTTTTAAAGTTTGCATCAGCAGGTTTGCCAGATATGTTTTCCTTGATGTTTACTTGGTTGGTGTTATTCCTATTATTTTCCATAGCCTTGAACCAAGTATTTGGAACAACAAAGATTGGGCCTAATGGCTCAGATAACATTAATGTCAGGACTGTTCCAAAAGCCTTAATATTGTTATTCAAATGCTCATTTGGTGAAGGATGGAACTATATCATGGATGACTTCAAAGTTGAGCCTCCTTTTTGCTATCTGGACTCTACGAGCACTAACACAGACTGTGGGAATGTGCAATATGCGTACTTTCTTTTCATTTGTTGGAACCTCATCTCCATGTATATTTTCTTGAATATGTTCGtttctttgatcttggaCAGTTTCAGTTATATCATGAACAAAGGTGATTATGGcaaattgattgaaagaaatgaaATCagaaagttcaagttggcgTGGCAAAAATTTGATCCTGAAGGCACTGGGTTCATCCCGCCCAGAGACTTAcacaagtttttgaagactttggACGGTGCATTCCTGTTCCAGTTTTATGCGGGAACATTAGATATTCCTGTTTTATGCCACCGATGGTTTAAAAGAAACAATCTCAATGACCCCTACGATATCACCGTGAACTATCCAGCCATTAGCGATACGTTTGCATCTTGGGACACGGATAAAATCAGAgagagaagaaaatcatACGAGACCTTTATTGAGGAGGCCATTGTCAACATGGAATTAAACCATGAACCGGGaatttctttcaaaagaGTTATTTTACAGCTACCATTATACAAAGTATTTGATATCGGTACATGCTTGAATTTGATAGACTTTCTCGATAGAAGgttgcttcttcaaaaggtACAGAAGAGACAGAACCAGAACAAGGTATACGAGACTATCACCGCATTTATTCTAAGATGGAAGTATGTGAACCTAAAGAAACATGGAATTAGTACAAGCCTCAGTACCAGCcatgttgaagatgtcgtaaggagaagaagttaTCTATCCGAGGATTGGTCTCCTATTCCAAGTCAATACGCTGATGATAAGTTTGAAAAGGACTTTGGGGCCTTGGAAGACAAAAGCAAATACGATAGACTTCCAATGTCTGACAGTGGTGAAGAgaatgatgataatgatgagTACCACAGAAGCGGTGTCTACATTCCAAAGTCGCCGTTGAATACAAACAAACAGTTCAAGAGTCCTAAGCCTCAACCCcccaaattgaagattctgGTGATGGATCTGGATAAGCTCAAGCCGGTGGTTCCAACATTCAACTTTAAACTTGTTGAGCCAGACAGCGCAGAATCAATTAATGCAAATGATTTATCCGGCGAATCGAGTCATAGTCATGAAGTGATAGACTTGGCTGATGTGGGGGAAAATCTTCGTGATTCAGGGTGGATGGACATGCTTAAAGACTTGCACGATCCCAAGACGTAG
- a CDS encoding uncharacterized protein (COG:Q; EggNog:ENOG503NXNE), which translates to MSYDVLRIDPSERVSLKVRKLSVAVKLRKRQAKDVESMVGDEVGSSHILQNISFDLPQNEMMAIMGGSGSGKTTLLNTLSQRLNVTNKKLEFSGSVNFYKREHLVEPHHHIRNSYLLQDDFFAPGLTTWEFLKFQADLQLNKTSKQQKADLINQLLEILEISHLKHKVISTFTSHINFSGGERRRVSIAAQLLKRPSVLFLDEPTTGLDTSSSLKLIQVLRQLSSSTLGVTVVLSIHQPRPEILELFDKICLLTRGGRLVYYGSLAYSYDYFMKLNLLSTASQAQPSAYIDRIMALSVKDSSSRENELKTAQKIAQLVECWSDEHLEPVSPVDFGTNLKVFETPRNMKISLVSEIWVLTKRTFIMTYRDHYGLGSMVGISLTMATICGWIFYKPHPDLAGIRSYTSSLYVMMEILGFLPLFIEIERLWEYDGLLFFREYTENQVSIIGFIVSRKLGKLLLEDTTICLGFGFISYFMFGLRLSVELGGATTLHYFWNYLAVTVLIYLCGMSSALAFFAISSSFPICAIYQNVFYQLQNSACGYFINAATMPVYVRWTKYICYFWYGFGALTSNQYTNWEGACPYDDEARCREYTGRYQLDVLGFPENWIAVPISILVAWYWGFNVLAAIGFKFRNYDVSMAKQKQNTIGDEEETHTTTFSEKDVAPTPTHDLDNEERQDVNLQLDGIVLDALSPVLALKKQQPYRILDTITANFDHNCVNVIMGPSGSGKTSLLNFISNRLSKSSRFQVQGSIKLNGVQTITSSQLSKISGYVTQYDSSLIPHLTVRETFYYQARLRLPAPQHSRIPVVINTLIRQMGLVDCADTLIGNEFLKGVSGGERRRVSIGIQLLSRPKVLFLDEPTSGLDSTTSVSILNLLQNLTREHGTTIITTIHQPSEAIFAQFGSLLLLGRGGHVIYTGASSGAEAYLQTVGFHKPAGVNTADYILDLVSHGIDEDKETASLRITKLVQEWQVRAEVDFAAGAMVDVKRLRKLQLPLRTRFRAIFARQLLSSFRSRDALFSRSFQVVALAVVHTLFFAPLKNTKEGIDNRLGLIQEVLNFYFIGLINNFSIFPIERDIFFSEYRDGIYNNLEFQVVYLVIESAVELITCVIFSALIVFVVGLPRTPATFFGMLLTCFASINVGESLGIIVNCVLAHVGLAMNILSSIIILAVFMGGTMALYMPQFFRAWNYINPLKYGVGICAELSFRGLHFRCDEGCSLSSGDAVLDYYGLANHLPTSVGALVGCLVVYRLLAVMACEVKIRKFL; encoded by the coding sequence ATGAGCTACGACGTACTACGGATTGACCCCAGCGAAAGGGTGTCTCTCAAGGTACGGAAGTTGAGTGTGGCCGTCAAGCTTAGGAAACGCCAGGCGAAAGACGTGGAGCTGATGGTCGGCGATGAGGTGGGTTCCAGCCACATTCTTCAGAACATCTCTTTTGACTTGCCTCAAAATGAAATGATGGCCATTATGGGCGGATCTGGTAGTGGTAAGACCACGCTCCTTAATACCTTGTCACAGCGGTTGAatgtcaccaacaagaagttggagttttcCGGTTCGGTCAATTTCTACAAACGTGAGCACTTGGTTGAGCCTCATCACCATATCAGAAATTCGTATCTTCTTCAGGACGACTTTTTTGCACCGGGACTCACTACGTGggaattcttgaagttccaaGCAGACCTTCAACTCAACAAGACTTCAAAACAGCAGAAGGCGGACCTTATAAACCAGCTTTTGGAGATTCTTGAGATTCTGCACCTCAAGCATAAGGTAATATCGACCTTCACCAGCCACATAAACTTCTCGGGGGGTGAACGCCGGCGAGTCTCGATCGCAGCCCAGCTTTTGAAACGCCCGTCggttttgtttttggatgagCCCACCACCGGCTTGGATACCAGCTCctccttgaagttgatccaGGTGCTCCGGCAATTGAGTTCTTCAACCCTAGGCGTGACGGTGGTGTTGTCGATTCACCAGCCACGGCCAGAGATCTTGGAACTCTTTGACAAGATATGTTTGTTGACACGAGGAGGACGGTTGGTGTATTACGGGAGTTTGGCATACTCTTATGACTACTTCATGAAACTCAATTTGCTTTCCACTGCCAGCCAGGCCCAGCCATCGGCTTACATAGACAGGATCATGGCTCTCTCCGTGAAGGACTCGTCGTCCAGAGAGAATGAGCTTAAAACCGCTCAGAAAATAGCCCAGTTGGTAGAATGCTGGTCTGACGAGCACCTCGAACCAGTGTCCCCGGTGGACTTTGgcaccaacttgaaggtgtttgaaaCCCCTCGAAACATGAAGATTTCTCTTGTTTCAGAGATCTGGGTATTGACCAAACGGACCTTTATCATGACCTACAGAGACCACTACGGTCTCGGATCAATGGTAGGAATCTCCTTGACGATGGCAACTATTTGCGGGTGGATCTTCTACAAGCCACACCCCGACTTGGCGGGAATTCGGTCCTACACATCGAGTTTGTACGTGATGATGGAGATCTTGGGGTTTTTACCGTTGTTTATCGAAATCGAACGGCTTTGGGAGTACGACggccttcttttcttcaggGAATATACCGAGAACCAGGTGAGCATTATTGGGTTCATAGTGTCTCGAAAGCTTGGGAAGTTGCTTCTAGAGGATACAACCATCTGCTTGGGGTTTGGGTTCATCAGCTACTTTATGTTTGGCTTGAGACTCAGCGTCGAGCTAGGAGGTGCAACCACATTGCATTATTTCTGGAACTATTTGGCGGTGACAGTGTTGATTTACCTCTGTGGCATGAGCTCGGCCTTGGCCTTCTTTGCTATTTCGTCACTGTTCCCCATTTGTGCCATATACCAGAATGTGTTTTaccagttgcaaaatagTGCCTGCGGATACTTTATCAACGCAGCCACCATGCCAGTGTACGTACGATGGACCAAGTACATTTGCTATTTCTGGTACGGGTTCGGGGCCTTGACGTCCAACCAGTACACCAATTGGGAAGGAGCCTGTCCGTATGACGATGAAGCCAGATGCCGCGAGTATACCGGCAGGTACCAGCTTGATGTGCTTGGATTTCCCGAAAACTGGATAGCGGTTCCTATCTCGATCTTGGTGGCCTGGTATTGGGGGTTCAATGTTCTAGCGGCCATCGGCTTCAAGTTCCGGAACTACGACGTGTCCATGGCCAAGCAGAAGCAGAATACCATTGGCGATGAGGAGGAAACTCACACAACCACATTTTCTGAAAAGGACGTGGCCCCAACTCCCACCCATGACTTGGACAATGAAGAACGACAGGACGTCAACCTCCAGTTGGACGGAATTGTGCTCGACGCGCTTCTGCCGGTGTTggcattgaagaagcaacAGCCGTACCGCATTCTCGACACCATCACCGCCAATTTTGACCACAACTGCGTCAACGTGATCATGGGACCCTCCGGCAGCGGTAAGACGTCTTTGCTAAACTTTATTTCCAACCGGCTTAGCAAGTCTCTGCGATTCCAGGTGCAGGGGTCCATAAAGCTCAATGGAGTGCAAACCATCACCTCTTCACAGCTTTCCAAAATCTCCGGGTATGTGACACAATACGATAGCTCGTTGATTCCTCACTTGACGGTGCGAGAAACCTTCTACTACCAGGCCCGGTTGCGGTTGCCGGCACCGCAGCACTCGAGAATCCCGGTGGTTATAAACACTCTTATTCGGCAAATGGGGCTCGTTGACTGCGCAGACACCCTTATTGGGAACGAGTTTTTGAAAGGAGTATCGGGAGGGGAACGGCGGCGGGTTTCCATTGGCATTCAATTGCTCAGCCGGCCCAAAGTGttgtttcttgatgaacccACGTCGGGATTggactccaccacctcagTGTCgatattgaacttgttgcAAAATCTCACGCGCGAGCACGGTACCACgatcatcaccaccatccACCAGCCCAGTGAGGCCATTTTCGCGCAGTTTGGGTCGCTCTTGCTCTTGGGCAGGGGTGGCCACGTAATATACACCGGCGCCAGCCTGGGCGCAGAGGCGTACTTGCAGACAGTTGGGTTTCACAAGCCCGCTGGTGTCAATACCGCCGACTACATCTTGGACCTCGTGTCCCATGGCATTGACGAGGACAAAGAAACTGCTTCCTTAAGAATCACAAAGTTGGTGCAAGAATGGCAAGTGCGCGCAGAAGtggattttgcagccggtGCGATGGTGGATGTCAAAAGGCTCAGAAAATTGCAGCTACCCCTAAGAACTCGATTCAGGGCCATTTTTGCCCGACAGCTCTTGAGCTCGTTCCGGTCACGGGATGCGTTGTTCTCTCGGTCATTTCAGGTGGTGGCCCTAGCGGTGGTACATACTCTCTTCTTTGCCCCtttgaaaaacaccaaggAAGGCATCGATAACAGGCTTGGACTCATTCAGgaagtgttgaacttcTACTTTATCGgcttgatcaacaacttttcgATCTTCCCAATCGAACGGGACATTTTCTTTCTGGAGTACCGAGATGGCATCTACAATAATCTCGAGTTCCAGGTGGTGTATTTGGTGATTGAGAGTGCGGTCGAACTCATCACCTGTGTTATTTTCAGTGCGttgattgtgtttgtggtggggCTCCCACGGACGCCTGCAACGTTCTTTGGGATGCTTCTCACGTGCTTTGCCAGCATCAATGTGGGCGAGTCGCTTGGAATCATTGTGAACTGTGTGTTGGCGCACGTAGGCCTCGCAATGAACATTCTCTCGagtatcatcatcttggCGGTATTTATGGGCGGCACTATGGCGTTATACATGCCGCAGTTTTTCCGGGCGTGGAACTATATCAACCCATTGAAGTACGGAGTTGGTATTTGTGCCGAGTTGAGTTTCAGAGGATTGCACTTTCGATGCGACGAAGGATGCCTGCTCAGCTCAGGTGACGCCGTGCTTGATTACTACGGCTTGGCCAATCACTTGCCCACATCGGTGGGAGCACTTGTGGGGTGCCTCGTGGTGTACCGATTACTAGCGGTGATGGCGTGTGAAGTGAAGATTAGAAAGTTTCTTTAG
- a CDS encoding acyl-CoA thioesterase II (COG:I; EggNog:ENOG503NXST), with protein sequence MRTVDSDFVPHSLHSYFVAAGDDSLVCEYKVEKVSTGNNFANRLVKLYQKDQLKYLVMISLTKKNSIDKTAQAFDKTGKGPRPFEYQLPVKSSAFKHNLDEIPLLSSDPDKLVQHKLTPEFVDIDEADELSKAPSERTLGFYIRLNDQELPTQYKYATMGVVTDSLYLTSISRILHLPRINNNPLGSSGGANHNFFSISLDHSIYFHDDDFSPTNWLYFQYQSPRFSNNRVLFTGGYYNSKGKLIATIVQEGLVFFKNDADLKAKL encoded by the coding sequence ATGAGAACCGTGGATTCTGACTTTGTGCCTCACTCTTTGCACTCATACTTTGTGGCAGCGGGAGACGATTCGCTTGTATGTGAGTACAAGGTGGAAAAGGTGAGCACCGGCAACAATTTTGCCAATCGGTTGGTGAAACTTTATCAGAAGGATCAgttgaagtatttggtAATGATTTcgttgaccaagaagaatagTATTGATAAGACCGCCCAGGCGTTTGATAAGACCGGTAAGGGCCCACGTCCGTTTGAGTACCAGTTACCAGTCAAACTGTCGGCGTTCAAACACAATCTCGATGAGATACCACTTCTCAGCCTGGATCCTGATAAGCTCGTGCAGCACAAATTAACACCcgagtttgtggatatcgATGAGGCCGACGAGTTGCTGAAGGCGCCCAGCGAGCGTACGCTCGGCTTCTACATCCGTCTCAATGACCAGGAATTACCCACCCAGTACAAATATGCAACCATGGGGGTGGTGACCGACTCATTGTATTTGACATCGATCTCCCGGATCCTTCACCTTCCGCgtatcaacaacaacccATTGGGATCTTCGGGGGGTGCTAACcacaacttcttctccatctCGTTGGACCACAGTATTTACTTTCACGATGACGACTTTTCGCCCACCAACTGGCTCTACTTCCAGTACCAATCGCCGCGGTTCTCTAACAACCGGGTGTTGTTCACCGGTGGGTATTACAACTCGAAGGGTAAGCTCATTGCCACGATTGTGCAAGAAGGACTtgtgtttttcaagaacgaCGCTGACCTCAAGGCCAAATTATAG